The Caballeronia sp. TF1N1 DNA window CGGACTCGATTACTTCGACAACTCGATCTTCTCGTTCTTCACGAGCTATATCGCGGGCGGCATTAACTCATCGACCGACGAACTCGTGTGGGCGTCGAGTGCCTACGCGGTTGCGTCCGTGCTTGGCATCCTGCAACAGCAATGGTGGATCGAGCGGCTTGGCAACCGGCGGTATATCGGCGGAAGTCTCTTTCTGTTTGCCGCCGGCGCAATAGCCGCGACACTGTGCGAATCGTCGTTCGAACTGGCGCTCGCGCGCGGCTTTCAAGGCTACTTCATCGGCCCCATGATGAGCGCATGCCGCATCCTCATTCAGATGCGCTTCACGCCGCAGCAACGTCCGCGAGCGACGCGCGCGTTTCTCAACATGATCTTGCTCGGCAGCGCCCTTGCGCCGCTCATCGGCGGATATCTGGTCGCGTCGTTTGGCTGGCGTGCGCTATTCACGAGCACGGCGATAGCGGGAGCCGCGTGCGGCCTCTTTGTGCTGCTCGCCGTGCCGTCGAGCGGACGCGTGCAACCCGAAGCGCGCGGCGAGGCGCATTTCTGGCCGTACATCATGTTCGCGTTTGCGCAAGGCGCGTTGCAGATCGTCATGCAGCAAGTGCGCTTTCAACTCTTCAGCAGCTCGCCGCTGCTCATCATGCTCACGGCGGCGGGACTTTTTGCGCTCGGCTGGTTCGTGTGGCATCAGTGGCATCATCCGCGGCCGCTCATCCGCTTGCATGCGTTGCGCGAGAAGCCGTTTCGCGTGGGCATCATGTTGTATATCGCGTTCTATTACGTGAACACCACGCTCAGTTTTCTTGTCTCGCGTTTTCTCGAAGGCGGGCTGCACTATCCGGTGGAGAACGCCGGCAGGCTCACAGGCTGCACGTCGCTCGTCGCGCTTGCCGCGGCTTATTTGTACTTTCGCTACTCGGCGCGCGTCGCGCACAAGAAGTGGCTGATCGGCACGGGCTTTCTAATCTCCGCGTTCGTCAGCGTGTGGATGGTGAATATGCCGCCCGATGTCAGCATGCCATGGCTCATCGCGCCGCTCACGCTGCGCGGCATGGTGCTGCTGTTCATCGCGCTGCCGGTGGCGAATATCACGTTCCGCATCTTCGCGATCGAGGAATTCAACCATGGTTATCGCTTCAAGAACATCGTCAAGCAACTGACGGTGTCGTTCTCCACGGCGACGGTGATCATCCTCGAACAGCATCGCGCGGCCGTGCATCAGACGCGGCTCGTGGAGCGGGTCAACCCATTCGATCCGGTGTTTCAGGAGACGTATGCACGGCTGATAGGCGGCTTCGAGGCCCTGGGACGAAACGCCGCCGATGCAAAGGGACTTGCGCTCGCGGAAATAGGCCGCGCGGTGACGCAGCAAGCGAGCTTTCTGAGTTCGCTGGACGGCTTCTGGTTCGTGATGGGTGTGGCGCTTTGCGGCGCCGCGCTGGCGTTCTGGCAAAAGCAGATCAATTGACGAAGCGCGCGACACTCGCCGCGCGCGCCAACCTTAGCCTTCATGCTTCAACCGATCCCTTCGGCTCATGCATCGGGCAGCCGTTGCGCTCACCACGGAAGCGCGACGACATCTCGTAAGCCGGCTTGCGCGAGCGCATCACGCCGCCCAACGGTCGATGCGCCTCCACCCCATGCCAAGGACTGAACGCCATGCCATCGTCGATAGCGGCCGCGCGGCTATCGCTCCACGAAGTCTGCGGCGCCACGCGAATCCGCGCCACAGTCACGTATGGACTTTCATCTTCCGGCCAGCGCTTCGATGCATCTTCGATCGGCATCTTCTCGATATCCGTTGCAAGCTGTACGCGCACTTCCCATTCGCCGCTATTGGCCGCGAAGAAATCGCTGACGGCTTCGCGCAGGCCGTTGGGTTTATCGTCGAGATCGACGGGCGCATCCGTCAAGGCGGTCAGTTCCGGCGATACCGGCGCCACGCTGATCTTCCCGAAGTACTGGCCATAGAGGTGCGGCACGGCCGTATAGAAAGTCTCGCCAAGAATATGCGTTTCGGGATGTCCGCCAAGACTCTTGATCGTGCCGCTCTCGCCGCCGAGTTTTTCGATCACCGCTTCCGTGCCGCGCAACACAGCCGAAAGCGCCTGCTTCGTGCCGGGCATTTTGTCGGTGGTCTTGGCGAGCAACTTCAGGTTGCCGAGGAAGGCTTTAGGCGTCGCCGCCGTGAACGCGGGTGCATTGATCATCACCAAGTCTTGCGTGACATCGCCTTCGCTCCCGGGCAAGCGCGCGCCTTCCACGCCGATCACCTTCAACGCGAGGCCGCGCGGTGTCGAGACTTTGTCATCGAGAATATCGCCGGGATTCGTCGATAAACGCAGCACCACCGGATACGTGCCGCCGTGCGCGAAGATGCCTTGTGCGAGCTCAGGCGCCAAGCCATCGACCACTTGCAGCTCGCCGGTTAGAAGCCCGTGACTCTTCGCGTGCACGCTGCGAATTGCGTGACCGCTATCGGCGTAAGTCTTCTCCGTGATGCTACGCATGGCTTCGGCGAGTTGCTGCGTGGTCTCGGCTTCGTCGTCGGGGATTTGTTCGAACGAGGGATCGAAAGGCAACGGTTGATAGGCGTGCGTATCCATTTGAACTCCGGGGACGTTGGTATGTTTGGCTATTCAGCAACGCGCGTACCCACGCCCTAAAGCTCACCCCTCACGCAGCATTTCGTCCACCGCGCGGATCGCCAGCACGTATCCTTGCACGCCCAGACCGCAGATCACGCCACGCGCCGCAAGCGAGATCAGCGAGTGCCGATACTGCTCGTCACGCCGATGAATATTCGTCACGTGAACCTCGACGAGCGGCTTCGAGATGAGCTTCACGGCGTCGAGCACGGGTATCGACGAGAATGAGAATCCGGCCGGGTTGATGACCACCGATGCGTCCTTTTCAAACGCTTCCTGCAGCCAGTCGACCATCACGCCTTCATGGTTGGTCTGACGAAAATCGCATTGCAGACCGAGTTCGTCGGCGAGCGCTTCGCAACGCGATTGCACTTGCGCGAGCGTCGTCGTGCCATACAAATGCGGCTCGCGCTTGCCAAGCAAGTTCAGATTCGAGCCGTTCAAAACATAGACGAGAGGTTTCATGTTGTCGATGAGTCAATGAGTGTTCGATTGCATCGGCGCCTGCGTCGTCGCGCCGATCACTTCAGCGGTGGAATCGGTACGGTTCAGGTCGATGCCGAGCGTTTCGGGCGCGGTGAGGATCATCGCGAGCGAGATGACGTTGAAGATCACGCACACCGCCACGACGCCCCACGGCGAACCGTTGCACAGCGCGAAGAGCCAGACCGCGACGACCGGCATCGGGCCGCCCGCGATCAGGTTCGCGCCGGTATAGGCGAGCGCCGAGCCAGAGTAGCGCACGTTGGTCGGAAACGCTTCGGCGAACGCGACCGGTTGTATGCCGCTCTGGAACTGCGTGAAGCCGAGGAAGAAGCCCATCGCGAGGAGCATCGGCAGGAAGCTTTTCGTGTCGAGAATCTGGAAGTAGACGAAAAGCATCAGCAAGGTCGCCGTCGAACCGATTGCCAGCGCCTTCCTTCTTCCGATGCGGTCACTCAGCATGCCGCCCGCCAGCGCGCCCACGATGGCGCAGACATTCGCGCCCATCAGCAGCAAAAAGCCGGTTTGCTTCGGCACGCCGAGCGTCTTCGTCACATAGCTCAGCGAGAACACGACGATCAGATAGAAAATCGCCGCCGGTCCGCAGAAGAAGAGCATCCAGCGCAGCACGGTGCGCCAGTGAAGACGCAGGGCGTCGCGCAAGGGACTGCCGACATCCGCGACTTCGGTTTTCGACAAGGCGACGAACGCGGGCGTCTCCGCCACGCGCAAGCGGATATACACGCCGACCATCACGAGCACGAAGCTCAGGATGAAGGGAATGCGCCAGCCGTAGGCATCGAAGGATTCGGCCGACATGGTCGATGAAAGCGTCAGCAGCACCCCGTTCGCCATGATCTGCGAGAGCGGCGAGCACAGACCGAGCAGGCCCGAATATTTGCCACGCGCGTTGGGGCTCGCGTGCTCGATCGCCATCAATTGCGCGCCGGTTGATTCGCCGCCGAGCGCAAAGCCTTGCAGGATACGCAGGATCACGAGCAGCGTGGGCGCCCATACGCCGATGCTCGCGTAAGTCGGCAAGAAGCCCATCAGCATGGACGCGAGGCCCATCACGGTGACGGTGCCGAGCATGAGATTGCGGCGGCCGAGCTTGTCGCCGAGATGCCCGCAGATGATCGCGCCGAGCGGCCGCGCCGCGAGCCCGACGCCGAAGGTGGCAAGCGAGGCGAGCAGCGCGGAGGTCGAATCCATCGCGGGGAAAAAGAGCTTGGGCAGCACGGTCGCGGCAAGCGCGCCGTACAGGGTGAAGTCGAACCATTCCAGCGCCGTGCCGATGGCGGCGGCCGTGACGGCTCGGGTGCGCATCGACTGGTGCGCGGTGTCTTCCATGTGCGATTGCATCTTGTCTCCTCTTCGGGCGTGTCTCTGTGTACGTTCATTCGCTTCCCCGGGAATCGTCGTATCCCGATAAAACGATGTGGCGCACAGATTAACAGCGCCGGGTGGGATACCGTTCCAGCGTGGAATCTCTTCCCGCAATATGCAATCATGCGCGAATCATCGACTCGAACGATAGGTAAAACCCATGCCCGGCGTCACCGAACGAACGCTTGCCGTCCTCGAATTCCTCGCGACGCAAATGGAAGGCACGCCGCTCGCGATGATCTCCGATCAACTCGAAATTCCACGTAGCGCGTGCCATCGGCTGCTGGTCGATCTCAAGCAGTGCGGCTACGTGCGGCAATTGCGCGAACACGGCGACTACGTGCTTACGACCAAGCTCGTCGGGCTCGGCCTCAGCTATCTGGCAACGTCGGGCATCGTCGATATCGCGCAGAGCATGCTCGACCGGCTCGCGGAAAGCTCGGGCGAACTGGTGCGGCTCGCAATCGTCGATGGCGACCGGCTGACGTGGGTCGCGAAGTCACAAGGCGCGCTCAAGGGCCTGCGCTACGACCCGGACATGGGCATGGACACGGTCTTGTCTTGCAGCGCCACCGGCCACGCCTGGATGATGACCATGAGCGACGAACGCGCGCTCGAACTCGTGACGCGGCAAGGCTTCGGCACGCCGAAGCAATACGGCCCGCGCGCGCCGACCACGGTGACGGGTTTGCTCGAATTCGTGCACGCCGCCCGCATGCGCGGCTACGCGACCATCTACGAAGTCTTCGCGCCCGGCATGACGGCCATGGCGGCGCCCGTGCAGCGGCGTGGTTATCCGGCTATCGGCGTCATCAGCATCGCCGGGCCGGCCGTGCGGCTCACCGAGAAGCGCATGGCCGCGCTCGGCTCGACGCTGCTTGCTGCCGCCGGCGAACTGGCGGCTGCGAGTCTCGCGTCACCGCTTTTCGGGCGCGTTCGGTAACGTTCGGCCGCGTTCGGCCGCGTTCGGCCGCGTGATGCTGCGGGAAATCCCCACGTTTTATTTGCGGAACATTGCATACAATGAATCCCGTTCACTTCCCGGACGGGGCCTCGATGGCTGTTATAAGCGCCGCTTTGCATACAATCACGCCCGAAATGTCTCGTCCTGGCGATGACGTCTACCTCGCCATCAAGCGCGCGCTTGCCGGCAACGAGTATGGCGCGGGCCAATATCTGCGCGAGGAACAACTCGCCAAGAGTTTGGGCGTGAGCCGCACGCCGGTGCGCGAAGCGTTGCGAAGACTCGACGCCGAAGGCTGGGTCGAAACGCGCCCGAACTACGGTGTGCGCGTCAAGGCGTGGACCCTGCAGGACGCGCGCGAAATTTTCGAGTCGCGTCTCTTGATTGAACCGTATCTCGCGGGGCGCGCCGCGCTCAAGATCGAGCCTGCCGATATCGAGCGCCTTCGCACGCTGGCGGACGCCATGCTCGCCATTACGCATCGTCCGTCCACGGCCGAATCGTGCGAGGCATGGTTCACCGCGAACGGCGAATTCCACGCCATCGTCACCGCCGCCGCGAACAACGCGCGGCTCGACCGGTCGCTCAAGTCGATGAAGGAAACGCCGCTCATTAAATGGACCTTCGACGCCTACAGCGACGAAGACCGCGAACGCAGCGCGCGTCAGCACTTCGAGATCGTGCTCGCGCTCGAACAGCGCAATGCGGCGTGGGCGGAAGCCATCACGCGCTGTCACATCATGGCCGCCGAAAAAGCCGTGCTGGACCGCCACGAGCGGGAGCATCTCAGTCTGTAGCGTTGTTGCCCCTTGCACCGTCGATAAAAAACCGTCGCACACGAAAGACATCGGAGACACGACATGCAGCCAAGTACGGTGAACGCCGGTCCGCGTCTGGACCGCCTGCCCATTTCCGGGTTCCACAAGCGCGTGCTCTGGCTGATCGGCGCGGGCATGTTCCTCGATTCCTTCGATATCTATCTCGCGGGCGGCGTACTCGGCGCGCTCTCGAAGACCGGCTGGTCGTCCATGCATCTGAACGCGGCGTTTTTATCGTCGACGTTCATCGGCATGTTGCTCGGCGCGTTCACCGCGGGCGTGCTCGGCGACGCCAAGGGCCGCAAGTTCACGTATCAGTTCAATCTCGCGGTCTTCGGGCTCGCGTCGATTGCGGGCGCGTTTGCCCCGAACATGACCTGGCTCATCGTCTGCCGGTTCTTCATGGGCCTGGGACTTGGCGCGGAGATCGTCGTCGGTTATGGATCGGTCGGCGAATTCATGCCGCCCGCCGTGCGCGGCAAATGGTCGGCGTATCTGTCGCTCATCACCAATTCGGCGCTGTTCTTTTCGACCTTCCTCGGCTATTTGATCATTCCGACCGTCGGCTGGCGCGCCATGTTCGCTATCGTCGGCGTGGGCGCGATGATCGTCTGGGTCATCCGCAAGAAGATGCCCGAGTCGCCGCGCTGGCTCGAATCGAAAGGCCGTTACGACGAAGCCGAAGCGATCCTGCGCGCCGCCGAGGAAGAGTCGGCGCGCGTGCGTCCCTTGCCGCCGATTGCCGACCTACCGCGCGCCATCACCAAGAAAACCACGCTCATCGAGCTGTTTTCGGGCGCACTGATTCGCCGCACGTTCGTTTCGATTGTCGTGCAGGTCGCGGTGAACATGGTGATCTACGGCTTCATCGTGTGGGTGCCCACGTTCCTGATGAAGCAAGGCATCGGCATGGCTTCGTCGCTCGGATACACCACGCTGATGTCGCTCGGCGGCCCGGCGGGCGCGCTCGTCGGCGTGCTGATCGCGGACAGGATCGGCCGCAAGAACGGTTTGATCGCGGTGGCCGCGCTCGCCGCGGTCATCGGCTGGTTGTACAGCCATTCGACCAGTGTCGAGATGGCGACGCTTCTCGGCTTTATCCTCTTCACGCTGACGTATCTCATGGTCGCGCTCGGCATTGCCACGTATATCCCCGAACTCTTCGCGACCGAAAACCGCATGCGCGCAAATGGCATAGCCGGATGCGCGGGCCGCATCACCGGCATTTTCGCGCCGCAGCTCGTCGTCGTGATGTACGCGACGGGCGGCATCAAGGACGTGTTGTCGATGATCATCGGCGCGTGCGTGGTGATGGCCGTCGTGCTCGCGGTATTCGGCATCGAAACGAACAAGCGCTCGCTCGAAGAGATCGCGCCGACGCTCGATACGGACGCCGACGCCGCGCTGGCGTTATCGCGCGAATCGCATCATTGACTCTGCAACGTCGAACTTCACACAAGGACACGCTATGAACACCACCAGTCAGGCCAAACGGCAGGCATTGAAGGCACGTTTCGCGCAGAAGGAAATCGTGACGGCGCCCGGCATCTTCGACATGATCTCCGCGAAGATGGCCGATTCAATGGGCTTCGATTGTCTCTACATGACGGGCTTCGGCACGGTCGCGTCCTATCTGGGCTTGCCCGATGCGGGACTCGCGACCTATACGGACATGGTGAATCGCGTCGCGGCGTTTTGCGGCGGCACGAACACGCCGATGATCTGCGATGGCGACACCGGCTACGGCGGCTTGCTGAACGTCGCGCATACGGTGCGCGGTTACGAGCAGGCGGGCGCGGCGGGCATTCAGCTCGAGGATCAGGAATTCCCGAAAAAATGCGGCCACACGCCGGGGCGCCGCGTGATTCCGCTCGAAGACATGGTGCGCAAGATCAAGGTGGCCGTCGAGAGCCGTACCGATGACGGGTTTCAGATCATCGCGCGCACGGATGCGCGTACGTCGCTCGGACTCGACGAAGCATTGCGCCGTGGCGAAGCCTATGCGAAGGCAGGCGCCGATGTATTGTTCATCGAGTCGCCGGAAAGCGTGGAGGAGCTGGAAAAGATCGGCCGCGCCTTCGATATGCCCTTGCTCGTGAACGTAGTCGAAGGCGGACGCACGCCGCAACTCGCGCCCGATGAATTGCAGAAGCTCGGCTTCTCGCTGGCGATTTATCCGGCGTCCGGCTTCCTCACGGTCGCGAAGGCTCTCAAGGATGTGTACGGCCAGATCCTCGCGAAGAAGAGCACCGAAGGCGCGAAGGACGCGATGTATCCGTTCTCGGACATGTGCGAGTTGATGGGCTTCGCGCAAGTGTGGGCGTTCGATCGCGA harbors:
- a CDS encoding MFS transporter, coding for MTAARLPRLPAPKLGAATLRDVMFPWAIALATGLDYFDNSIFSFFTSYIAGGINSSTDELVWASSAYAVASVLGILQQQWWIERLGNRRYIGGSLFLFAAGAIAATLCESSFELALARGFQGYFIGPMMSACRILIQMRFTPQQRPRATRAFLNMILLGSALAPLIGGYLVASFGWRALFTSTAIAGAACGLFVLLAVPSSGRVQPEARGEAHFWPYIMFAFAQGALQIVMQQVRFQLFSSSPLLIMLTAAGLFALGWFVWHQWHHPRPLIRLHALREKPFRVGIMLYIAFYYVNTTLSFLVSRFLEGGLHYPVENAGRLTGCTSLVALAAAYLYFRYSARVAHKKWLIGTGFLISAFVSVWMVNMPPDVSMPWLIAPLTLRGMVLLFIALPVANITFRIFAIEEFNHGYRFKNIVKQLTVSFSTATVIILEQHRAAVHQTRLVERVNPFDPVFQETYARLIGGFEALGRNAADAKGLALAEIGRAVTQQASFLSSLDGFWFVMGVALCGAALAFWQKQIN
- a CDS encoding catalase family protein, producing MDTHAYQPLPFDPSFEQIPDDEAETTQQLAEAMRSITEKTYADSGHAIRSVHAKSHGLLTGELQVVDGLAPELAQGIFAHGGTYPVVLRLSTNPGDILDDKVSTPRGLALKVIGVEGARLPGSEGDVTQDLVMINAPAFTAATPKAFLGNLKLLAKTTDKMPGTKQALSAVLRGTEAVIEKLGGESGTIKSLGGHPETHILGETFYTAVPHLYGQYFGKISVAPVSPELTALTDAPVDLDDKPNGLREAVSDFFAANSGEWEVRVQLATDIEKMPIEDASKRWPEDESPYVTVARIRVAPQTSWSDSRAAAIDDGMAFSPWHGVEAHRPLGGVMRSRKPAYEMSSRFRGERNGCPMHEPKGSVEA
- a CDS encoding type II 3-dehydroquinate dehydratase — protein: MKPLVYVLNGSNLNLLGKREPHLYGTTTLAQVQSRCEALADELGLQCDFRQTNHEGVMVDWLQEAFEKDASVVINPAGFSFSSIPVLDAVKLISKPLVEVHVTNIHRRDEQYRHSLISLAARGVICGLGVQGYVLAIRAVDEMLREG
- a CDS encoding MFS transporter, translated to MQSHMEDTAHQSMRTRAVTAAAIGTALEWFDFTLYGALAATVLPKLFFPAMDSTSALLASLATFGVGLAARPLGAIICGHLGDKLGRRNLMLGTVTVMGLASMLMGFLPTYASIGVWAPTLLVILRILQGFALGGESTGAQLMAIEHASPNARGKYSGLLGLCSPLSQIMANGVLLTLSSTMSAESFDAYGWRIPFILSFVLVMVGVYIRLRVAETPAFVALSKTEVADVGSPLRDALRLHWRTVLRWMLFFCGPAAIFYLIVVFSLSYVTKTLGVPKQTGFLLLMGANVCAIVGALAGGMLSDRIGRRKALAIGSTATLLMLFVYFQILDTKSFLPMLLAMGFFLGFTQFQSGIQPVAFAEAFPTNVRYSGSALAYTGANLIAGGPMPVVAVWLFALCNGSPWGVVAVCVIFNVISLAMILTAPETLGIDLNRTDSTAEVIGATTQAPMQSNTH
- a CDS encoding IclR family transcriptional regulator, coding for MPGVTERTLAVLEFLATQMEGTPLAMISDQLEIPRSACHRLLVDLKQCGYVRQLREHGDYVLTTKLVGLGLSYLATSGIVDIAQSMLDRLAESSGELVRLAIVDGDRLTWVAKSQGALKGLRYDPDMGMDTVLSCSATGHAWMMTMSDERALELVTRQGFGTPKQYGPRAPTTVTGLLEFVHAARMRGYATIYEVFAPGMTAMAAPVQRRGYPAIGVISIAGPAVRLTEKRMAALGSTLLAAAGELAAASLASPLFGRVR
- a CDS encoding GntR family transcriptional regulator is translated as MAVISAALHTITPEMSRPGDDVYLAIKRALAGNEYGAGQYLREEQLAKSLGVSRTPVREALRRLDAEGWVETRPNYGVRVKAWTLQDAREIFESRLLIEPYLAGRAALKIEPADIERLRTLADAMLAITHRPSTAESCEAWFTANGEFHAIVTAAANNARLDRSLKSMKETPLIKWTFDAYSDEDRERSARQHFEIVLALEQRNAAWAEAITRCHIMAAEKAVLDRHEREHLSL
- a CDS encoding MFS transporter, which encodes MQPSTVNAGPRLDRLPISGFHKRVLWLIGAGMFLDSFDIYLAGGVLGALSKTGWSSMHLNAAFLSSTFIGMLLGAFTAGVLGDAKGRKFTYQFNLAVFGLASIAGAFAPNMTWLIVCRFFMGLGLGAEIVVGYGSVGEFMPPAVRGKWSAYLSLITNSALFFSTFLGYLIIPTVGWRAMFAIVGVGAMIVWVIRKKMPESPRWLESKGRYDEAEAILRAAEEESARVRPLPPIADLPRAITKKTTLIELFSGALIRRTFVSIVVQVAVNMVIYGFIVWVPTFLMKQGIGMASSLGYTTLMSLGGPAGALVGVLIADRIGRKNGLIAVAALAAVIGWLYSHSTSVEMATLLGFILFTLTYLMVALGIATYIPELFATENRMRANGIAGCAGRITGIFAPQLVVVMYATGGIKDVLSMIIGACVVMAVVLAVFGIETNKRSLEEIAPTLDTDADAALALSRESHH
- a CDS encoding oxaloacetate decarboxylase, translated to MNTTSQAKRQALKARFAQKEIVTAPGIFDMISAKMADSMGFDCLYMTGFGTVASYLGLPDAGLATYTDMVNRVAAFCGGTNTPMICDGDTGYGGLLNVAHTVRGYEQAGAAGIQLEDQEFPKKCGHTPGRRVIPLEDMVRKIKVAVESRTDDGFQIIARTDARTSLGLDEALRRGEAYAKAGADVLFIESPESVEELEKIGRAFDMPLLVNVVEGGRTPQLAPDELQKLGFSLAIYPASGFLTVAKALKDVYGQILAKKSTEGAKDAMYPFSDMCELMGFAQVWAFDREHAD